From Actinomyces sp. oral taxon 171 str. F0337, one genomic window encodes:
- a CDS encoding LacI family DNA-binding transcriptional regulator: MSDVARLAGVSAQTVSRVAAGSEHVRPDTRERVQRAMNQLGYSPNRAAQALRRGSFKTIGVLTQQIQRTGEALTTAGVLEAATAVGYAVNLVQVEHPASEELREAVYRLSHQAIDGLVVVQAGRAGREQLALPPSMPVAVSDSTLVDYYPSASADQIGGVRDAVTHLLELGHRTVHHVCGPEDSQSALIRKATWARTLREAGRDAPEPVAGGWEAAAGYEAGLRLAADPEVTAVFCANDELALGLIRAMHERGRRVPADVSVVGFDGLAVGEYTFPPLTTVRQDFRRHGREMVSLVLEQAGSGPRDGGRSVIIPTELLVRGSTAPPAA; encoded by the coding sequence ATGAGCGACGTGGCCCGCCTGGCGGGAGTCTCCGCTCAGACGGTGTCCCGCGTGGCGGCGGGCTCGGAGCACGTCCGTCCCGACACCCGCGAGCGGGTCCAGCGCGCGATGAACCAGCTCGGCTACTCCCCCAACCGCGCCGCCCAGGCCCTGCGTCGCGGCTCCTTCAAGACGATCGGCGTGCTGACCCAGCAGATCCAGCGCACCGGGGAGGCCCTGACCACCGCGGGCGTGCTGGAGGCCGCCACCGCCGTCGGCTACGCCGTCAATCTCGTCCAGGTGGAGCACCCCGCCTCCGAGGAGCTGCGCGAGGCCGTCTACCGGCTCTCACACCAGGCCATCGACGGACTCGTCGTCGTGCAGGCCGGACGGGCGGGACGCGAACAGCTGGCCCTGCCGCCCTCGATGCCGGTGGCGGTCTCTGACTCCACGCTCGTGGACTACTACCCCTCGGCCAGCGCCGACCAGATCGGTGGGGTGCGCGACGCCGTCACGCACCTTCTGGAGCTGGGGCACCGCACCGTTCACCACGTGTGCGGGCCCGAGGACTCCCAGTCCGCCCTCATCCGCAAGGCCACCTGGGCCAGGACCCTACGAGAGGCGGGCAGGGACGCCCCCGAGCCAGTGGCCGGAGGCTGGGAGGCAGCAGCGGGCTACGAGGCCGGCCTGCGCCTGGCCGCGGACCCGGAGGTGACGGCCGTCTTCTGCGCCAATGACGAGCTGGCCCTGGGACTCATCCGAGCCATGCACGAGCGAGGCAGGCGCGTTCCCGCCGACGTCTCGGTGGTCGGCTTCGACGGCCTGGCCGTGGGCGAGTACACCTTCCCGCCGTTGACCACCGTGCGTCAGGACTTCAGGAGGCACGGCCGCGAGATGGTGAGCCTGGTGCTGGAGCAGGCGGGCTCCGGGCCCCGGGACGGCGGCCGCAGCGTCATCATCCCCACCGAGCTCCTCGTGCGCGGCTCGACCGCCCCGCCGGCCGCCTGA
- a CDS encoding glycoside hydrolase family 2 TIM barrel-domain containing protein, whose product MIVPRHFEDLDVLHEHTLPPRSYYVPASRPIATSPWRREDSDRFHLLSGQWAFRYLPSIHELAEPFWEQDAGVTSADGDSPGEADPARLPEGFTMIQVPSTWQHLGYDRHQYTNVRYPIPFDPPRVPQDNPCGAYVRDFDYTPDPVAPSTYLTFEGVDSCFYVWLNGTYVGYSQVSHASAEFDVTELLRPGTNRLAVLVLKWCDGTYLEDQDKFRTSGIFRDVYLLSRPAAVLFDYVTTTSLGPVVGTGLDAGPATALVRIQGAYRGGTVPTCVELVDHDGAVVAAGELEPFAGDDGYTHRARLTVEAPYLWSAEDPYLYTLVITTPGEVITDRVGIREVTVSDAVVHLNGRPITLRGVNRHDSDPTTGPVVDLEHMLWDLRLMKEHNINAVRSSHYPNDPRFYQLCDEHGFYVMSEADNESHGTQSRFLADPSWDNQVEHWNEPIADNPEWTEATVDRMRLCVHREKNRPSIISWSAGNECSYGCTLEAALFWAKEFDPTRLTHYESSYYRDSKRRYDYSCIDLYSRMYPAIEEIRDYLDSDPDKPFILVEYCHAMGNGPGDLEDYWEIIRADERMCGGFVWEWCDHAVTAGTSDDGRPIQLYGGDHDEAVHDGNFCVDGLVSPDRVPHPGLAELKNVQRPARVVEYDQDEGLLTIHNDLDHTDLSQYLRISYEVRCDGVVVDREDLDLVEPVPPHTSVMLRCEPKVPPTGRCHLLVTYRLARPDSLLTAGHILGFDEIALRNADRRHRWVAALAGRPIGETRLPVRREGTRIEVDSDRLSCAIDTRTGLPVSLSSEGRELLERPVELNIWRAPTDNDRHARLEWERAHYHQAVARAYGVDVDEEPGCVTISADVGLVAPSVQPALRGRLVWILTDDGVLSLSLRLRRTLGFPSLPRLGLRLFLPESMSQVDYYGLGPQESYVDKHRASYHGAFSADVVDLHEDYIRPQENGSHADCNKVVVSGGGLSLAAVGPTPFSFNASRYTQEELAARRRNTELTPSGSTVLCLDAAMAGIGSNSCGPALRPRYQVDSQELGMELHLLLNPLITHTSTHTSTHNEVKP is encoded by the coding sequence ATGATCGTTCCGAGACACTTCGAGGACCTCGACGTCCTCCATGAGCACACGCTGCCGCCACGCTCCTACTACGTGCCCGCATCCCGTCCCATCGCCACCAGCCCCTGGAGGCGGGAGGACTCCGACCGCTTCCATCTGCTCAGCGGACAGTGGGCCTTCCGCTACCTGCCCAGCATCCACGAGCTGGCCGAGCCCTTCTGGGAGCAGGATGCCGGCGTCACCTCAGCCGACGGCGACTCACCCGGCGAGGCGGACCCCGCCCGCCTCCCGGAGGGCTTCACCATGATTCAGGTGCCCAGCACCTGGCAGCACCTGGGTTACGACCGCCACCAGTACACCAACGTCCGCTACCCCATCCCCTTCGACCCGCCCCGCGTCCCCCAGGACAATCCCTGCGGCGCCTACGTCCGCGACTTCGACTACACCCCGGACCCCGTCGCCCCCAGCACCTACCTGACCTTCGAGGGTGTGGACTCCTGCTTCTACGTGTGGCTCAACGGCACCTACGTCGGCTACAGCCAGGTCTCCCACGCCTCCGCGGAGTTCGACGTCACCGAGCTCCTGCGCCCCGGCACCAACCGCCTGGCCGTCCTGGTGCTCAAGTGGTGCGACGGCACCTACCTGGAGGACCAGGACAAGTTCCGCACCAGCGGCATCTTCCGCGACGTCTACCTCTTGAGCCGCCCGGCCGCGGTCCTGTTCGACTACGTCACCACCACCTCGCTGGGCCCGGTGGTGGGCACCGGCCTCGACGCCGGCCCGGCCACCGCCCTGGTCAGGATCCAGGGCGCCTACCGGGGCGGGACCGTCCCCACCTGCGTCGAGCTCGTCGACCACGACGGCGCAGTGGTGGCCGCCGGCGAGCTGGAGCCCTTCGCCGGCGACGACGGCTACACCCACCGCGCCCGCCTCACCGTGGAGGCCCCCTACCTGTGGAGCGCCGAGGACCCCTACCTCTACACCCTGGTCATCACCACGCCGGGTGAGGTCATCACCGACCGGGTGGGCATCCGCGAAGTCACGGTGAGCGACGCCGTCGTGCACCTCAACGGCCGGCCCATCACCCTGCGTGGTGTCAACCGGCACGACTCCGACCCGACCACCGGGCCCGTCGTCGACCTGGAGCACATGCTGTGGGACCTGCGCCTGATGAAGGAGCACAACATCAACGCGGTGCGCAGCTCCCACTACCCCAACGACCCGCGCTTCTACCAGCTGTGCGACGAGCACGGCTTCTACGTCATGTCGGAGGCCGACAACGAGAGCCACGGCACCCAGAGCCGCTTCCTGGCCGACCCCTCCTGGGACAACCAGGTCGAGCACTGGAACGAGCCCATCGCCGACAACCCCGAGTGGACGGAGGCCACCGTCGACCGCATGAGGCTGTGCGTCCACCGCGAGAAGAACCGCCCCAGCATCATCTCCTGGTCCGCCGGCAACGAGTGCTCCTACGGCTGCACCCTCGAGGCGGCGCTCTTTTGGGCCAAGGAGTTCGACCCCACGCGGCTGACCCACTACGAGAGCTCCTACTACCGCGACTCCAAGCGCCGCTACGACTACTCCTGCATCGACCTGTACAGCCGCATGTACCCGGCCATCGAGGAGATCCGCGACTACCTGGACTCCGACCCGGACAAGCCCTTCATCCTCGTGGAGTACTGCCACGCCATGGGCAACGGCCCCGGCGACCTCGAGGACTACTGGGAGATCATCCGGGCCGACGAGCGCATGTGCGGTGGCTTCGTGTGGGAGTGGTGCGACCACGCGGTCACCGCCGGGACCAGCGACGACGGCCGGCCGATCCAGCTCTACGGCGGCGACCACGACGAGGCCGTCCACGACGGAAACTTCTGCGTCGACGGGCTCGTCTCGCCCGACCGCGTCCCCCACCCGGGACTCGCCGAGCTCAAGAACGTCCAGCGCCCCGCGCGCGTCGTCGAGTACGACCAGGACGAGGGCCTGCTCACCATCCACAACGACCTCGACCACACCGACCTGTCCCAGTACCTGCGCATCTCCTATGAGGTGCGCTGCGACGGTGTCGTCGTGGACCGCGAGGACCTCGACCTGGTGGAGCCCGTCCCGCCGCACACGAGCGTCATGCTGCGCTGCGAACCGAAGGTCCCACCCACCGGGCGCTGCCACCTGCTGGTCACCTACCGGCTCGCGCGCCCCGACTCGCTGCTGACCGCCGGGCACATCCTGGGCTTCGACGAGATCGCCCTGCGCAACGCCGACAGACGCCACCGCTGGGTCGCCGCGCTCGCCGGCCGGCCCATCGGCGAGACCCGCCTGCCGGTCAGGCGGGAGGGCACCCGGATCGAGGTCGACAGCGACAGGCTCAGCTGCGCCATCGACACCCGCACCGGCCTGCCCGTGTCCCTGTCCTCGGAGGGCCGTGAGCTCCTGGAGCGCCCGGTGGAGCTCAACATCTGGCGGGCGCCCACCGACAACGACCGCCACGCGCGCCTGGAGTGGGAGCGCGCCCACTACCACCAGGCCGTGGCCCGCGCCTACGGCGTCGACGTCGACGAGGAGCCTGGGTGCGTCACCATCAGCGCCGACGTCGGCCTCGTGGCGCCCTCGGTCCAGCCCGCCCTGCGCGGACGGCTCGTGTGGATCCTCACCGACGACGGCGTCCTGAGCCTGAGCCTGCGACTGCGTCGGACGCTGGGCTTCCCCAGCCTGCCGCGCCTGGGGCTGCGCCTCTTCCTGCCCGAGTCCATGAGCCAGGTCGACTACTACGGCCTGGGCCCTCAGGAGAGCTACGTCGACAAGCACCGCGCCAGCTACCACGGCGCCTTCAGCGCCGACGTCGTCGACCTCCACGAGGACTACATCAGGCCCCAGGAGAACGGCAGCCACGCCGACTGCAACAAGGTCGTCGTCTCCGGGGGCGGGCTGAGCCTGGCCGCCGTCGGGCCGACCCCCTTCTCCTTCAACGCCTCCCGCTACACGCAGGAGGAGCTGGCCGCGCGGCGCCGCAACACCGAGCTGACGCCGTCGGGCAGCACGGTCCTGTGCCTCGACGCCGCCATGGCCGGCATCGGATCCAACAGCTGCGGGCCCGCCCTGCGGCCCCGCTACCAGGTCGACAGCCAGGAGCTGGGGATGGAGCTCCATCTCCTGCTCAACCCCCTCATCACCCACACCAGCACTCACACCAGCACTCACAACGAGGTGAAGCCATGA
- a CDS encoding MFS transporter translates to MSSDSAGKKTGAPTAGSGLEAASERKYLTWYNKVGYGSGDVAGNVVYVLLSAFVMIYLTDTAGLNAGVVGTLMMVSRLFDGFSDIIFGALLDRTNTRMGKARPWMLWGFVGCAAMIIAIFAIPTSLGDTAKYAWFFIAYTLLNAVFYTANNIAYSSLTALITRNGAERVQMGSIRFMFAFGTNLLIQSITVGGVALFGGGAVGWRTMAIIYALLGLAVNTLSVLSVKELPPEELVGEEEPEEEKLSVGESAKMLVSNKYYLIILIVFLLTQIFTAMLNMGIYFMKYVLGDEDLLKTFAWSINIPLMIGLLITPVVVSRFGSMYRINIVGYVIATLGRLGVLVAAYMNSLPLMLILSGIAALGMSSLQGTLNALIAEASEHTWLRTGKRIDGLMFSCTSLGVKVGGGLGTALSGWLLAASGYDGDLKVQPESAIQMIYIMYVWLPLAANALILFLLMRLDVEKVNTRLKEEADARAEVAVGVGTTGGGSVVLGEAGDAVDGGDAVGTPAAAAGTGESEDSTS, encoded by the coding sequence ATGAGCAGCGACTCCGCCGGCAAGAAGACCGGCGCCCCCACCGCAGGAAGCGGGCTGGAGGCGGCCAGTGAGAGGAAGTACCTGACGTGGTACAACAAGGTGGGCTACGGATCGGGCGACGTCGCCGGCAACGTCGTCTACGTGCTCCTGTCCGCCTTCGTCATGATCTACCTGACGGACACCGCCGGACTGAATGCGGGCGTCGTCGGCACGCTCATGATGGTCTCCCGGCTCTTCGACGGCTTCTCCGACATCATCTTCGGGGCGCTGCTGGACCGCACCAACACGCGGATGGGTAAGGCCCGCCCGTGGATGCTGTGGGGGTTCGTGGGCTGCGCCGCCATGATCATCGCGATCTTCGCGATCCCCACGAGCCTTGGGGACACCGCCAAGTACGCCTGGTTCTTCATCGCCTACACCCTGCTCAACGCCGTGTTCTACACGGCCAACAACATCGCCTACTCCTCGCTGACCGCCCTCATTACCCGCAACGGGGCCGAGCGCGTGCAGATGGGCTCCATCCGTTTCATGTTCGCCTTCGGGACCAACCTGCTCATCCAGAGCATCACCGTGGGCGGCGTGGCCCTGTTCGGCGGCGGCGCCGTCGGCTGGCGGACGATGGCGATCATCTACGCGCTGCTCGGCCTGGCGGTCAACACGCTCTCGGTGCTCTCGGTCAAGGAGCTGCCGCCCGAGGAGCTCGTGGGTGAGGAGGAGCCCGAGGAGGAGAAGCTCTCGGTGGGTGAGTCTGCCAAGATGCTTGTGTCCAACAAGTACTACCTCATCATCCTCATCGTCTTCCTGCTCACCCAGATCTTCACGGCGATGCTCAACATGGGCATCTACTTCATGAAGTACGTCCTGGGGGACGAGGACCTGCTGAAGACCTTCGCCTGGTCCATCAACATCCCGCTCATGATCGGGCTCCTCATCACGCCGGTGGTGGTGAGTCGCTTCGGGAGCATGTACCGGATCAACATCGTCGGCTATGTCATCGCGACCCTGGGGCGGCTCGGGGTGCTCGTGGCCGCCTACATGAACAGCCTCCCGCTCATGCTGATCCTCTCCGGGATCGCGGCCCTGGGCATGAGCTCGCTACAGGGCACGCTCAACGCCCTCATCGCCGAGGCCTCGGAGCACACCTGGCTGCGCACCGGTAAGCGCATCGACGGGCTCATGTTCTCCTGCACGTCGCTCGGCGTGAAGGTGGGCGGCGGGCTCGGCACGGCCCTGTCCGGGTGGCTGCTGGCCGCCTCCGGGTACGACGGGGACCTCAAGGTCCAGCCGGAGTCCGCCATCCAGATGATCTACATCATGTACGTGTGGTTGCCGCTGGCGGCCAACGCGCTCATCCTCTTCCTGCTCATGCGGCTCGACGTCGAGAAGGTCAACACCCGGCTCAAGGAGGAGGCCGACGCCCGGGCCGAGGTGGCGGTCGGCGTCGGAACGACCGGCGGGGGCTCCGTGGTTTTGGGTGAGGCCGGCGACGCCGTCGATGGTGGCGACGCCGTCGGGACCCCGGCTGCCGCGGCGGGCACTGGCGAGAGCGAGGACTCGACGAGCTGA
- the efeU gene encoding iron uptake transporter permease EfeU — translation MFANLLIALREGLEAALVVSIIVAYLVKSGRRDALPKLWLGVGLAALIPLVAGAIMTWGPKTLTFQGQEILGGTLSFVAVGLVTWMIFWMGKNARELKGELEGSLSKSLSAGSSGWGIVWIAVVAVGREGVETALFVWATVRSSIETSAMQATVGVIAGLAIAIVLGVLIYQGAVRINLRVFFAVTGYFLVVVAAGIIAYGIGDLQEAGLLPGIMSHAWNLSSYLPDSTSPFHWLYVLLQAMFQFNLQPTVLQVVGWWVYIVPTLVLLTLQITGRWPSSGRAVDAVPAAASTEDSADAADSAGSNDAVEAS, via the coding sequence GTGTTCGCCAACCTGCTCATCGCCCTGAGGGAAGGCCTGGAGGCGGCGCTCGTTGTCAGCATCATCGTCGCCTACCTGGTCAAATCCGGTCGCCGCGACGCCCTGCCCAAGCTGTGGCTGGGGGTCGGGCTGGCGGCGCTGATCCCGCTGGTCGCTGGCGCCATCATGACCTGGGGCCCCAAGACCCTCACCTTCCAGGGCCAGGAGATCCTCGGCGGCACCCTGTCCTTCGTCGCCGTCGGCCTAGTGACCTGGATGATCTTCTGGATGGGGAAGAACGCCCGCGAGCTCAAGGGCGAGCTGGAAGGATCACTGTCCAAGTCCCTCTCTGCAGGCAGCTCCGGCTGGGGCATCGTCTGGATCGCCGTCGTCGCCGTCGGGCGCGAGGGGGTGGAGACCGCCCTGTTCGTGTGGGCCACCGTGCGCTCCAGCATCGAGACCTCCGCCATGCAGGCGACAGTGGGCGTCATTGCGGGACTGGCCATCGCCATCGTGCTGGGTGTCCTCATCTATCAAGGCGCGGTGCGCATCAACCTGCGCGTCTTCTTCGCCGTGACCGGCTACTTCCTCGTCGTCGTCGCCGCCGGCATCATCGCCTACGGCATCGGAGACCTCCAGGAGGCCGGCCTCCTGCCGGGAATCATGAGCCACGCCTGGAACCTGTCCTCCTACCTGCCGGACAGCACCTCGCCCTTCCACTGGCTCTACGTGCTGCTTCAGGCCATGTTCCAGTTCAACCTCCAGCCCACCGTCCTGCAGGTCGTGGGCTGGTGGGTCTACATCGTCCCGACCCTGGTCCTCCTCACCCTCCAGATCACGGGCCGATGGCCCTCGTCCGGGCGTGCAGTCGACGCCGTCCCGGCCGCCGCGAGCACCGAGGACTCTGCCGATGCCGCCGACTCCGCAGGCTCGAACGACGCCGTCGAGGCCTCCTGA
- the efeO gene encoding iron uptake system protein EfeO has product MPIIKRRNILTLLPLAAVGLGLAACADNPKNAKGGASGSGAAQEITVTLTDDSCKLSSASFPSGVVTFTITNSGTAPNEFEILTEDKLQIVSEQENIGPGTTTKLTTSLKEGTYYAACKPNMVGELKGVTELKITKGAAVDVSADEAKARETAVTNYTAYVRDQAGQLLTATQGFVTAYTSGDTATAKSLYPLARQYYERIEPTAESFGIKEAGDLDAALDIRIQDLAADAGKAVTDKDVLAKWTGWHRIEADLWAQDSSSPFKFADDASRKKVADQLNADTKSLYDLVYGNITGSGGKKFELGLEDVAKGASSLLEEVASRKIVGEEETFSHTDLYDFQANVEGAKVAYGNVEELMKKKDAKLAEKITTQFAAVEKLIAAHASGKASNGQPTYADYSTIAAVQKDAGETPDKNAYTDVQRKFSDAVNALSESLSKVTGTVL; this is encoded by the coding sequence ATGCCCATCATCAAGCGACGCAATATCCTCACCCTGCTCCCCCTGGCCGCTGTGGGCCTGGGCCTGGCCGCCTGCGCCGACAACCCCAAGAACGCCAAGGGCGGCGCCTCCGGCTCCGGGGCGGCCCAGGAGATCACGGTGACCCTCACCGACGACTCCTGCAAGCTCTCGTCCGCGTCCTTCCCCTCGGGCGTCGTCACCTTCACCATCACCAACTCCGGCACGGCGCCCAACGAGTTCGAGATTCTCACCGAGGACAAGCTCCAGATCGTCTCAGAGCAGGAGAACATCGGCCCCGGCACCACCACGAAGCTCACCACCTCCCTCAAGGAGGGCACCTACTACGCCGCCTGCAAGCCCAACATGGTCGGCGAGCTCAAGGGCGTCACCGAGCTGAAGATCACCAAGGGCGCCGCCGTCGACGTCAGCGCCGACGAGGCCAAGGCGCGCGAGACCGCCGTCACCAACTACACCGCCTACGTGCGTGACCAGGCCGGCCAGCTCCTCACCGCCACCCAGGGCTTCGTCACCGCCTACACCTCCGGTGACACCGCCACCGCCAAGAGCCTCTACCCACTGGCACGTCAGTACTACGAGCGCATCGAGCCCACCGCCGAGTCCTTCGGCATCAAGGAGGCCGGCGACCTCGACGCCGCCCTGGACATCCGCATCCAGGACCTCGCCGCCGATGCAGGCAAGGCCGTCACGGACAAGGACGTCCTCGCCAAGTGGACCGGATGGCACCGCATCGAGGCCGACCTGTGGGCCCAGGACTCCTCCAGCCCCTTCAAGTTCGCCGACGACGCCTCCCGCAAGAAGGTCGCCGACCAGCTCAACGCCGACACCAAGTCGCTCTACGACCTCGTCTACGGAAACATCACCGGCTCCGGCGGGAAGAAGTTCGAGCTCGGGCTCGAGGACGTCGCCAAGGGCGCCTCCAGCCTCCTCGAGGAGGTCGCCAGCCGCAAGATCGTCGGTGAGGAGGAGACCTTCTCCCACACCGACCTCTACGACTTCCAGGCCAACGTCGAGGGCGCCAAGGTCGCCTACGGCAACGTCGAGGAGCTCATGAAGAAGAAGGACGCCAAGCTCGCCGAGAAGATCACCACCCAGTTCGCGGCGGTCGAGAAGCTCATCGCGGCCCACGCATCCGGGAAGGCCTCCAACGGCCAGCCCACCTACGCGGACTACTCCACCATCGCCGCGGTCCAGAAGGACGCCGGCGAGACCCCGGACAAGAACGCCTACACCGACGTGCAGCGCAAGTTCTCCGACGCCGTCAACGCCCTGAGCGAGTCGTTGTCCAAGGTCACTGGAACCGTCCTCTGA
- the efeB gene encoding iron uptake transporter deferrochelatase/peroxidase subunit codes for MSGKPTDESDTSPVADDAAQDETAQAQQESQAPTSEGPGDGSPASDAAEQSEDASTSDTADEPQKPEKADEPVKPGQAGKPATKGTSRRAMFTGAGLGAALAGLAGVAGGRVWEASRRPEDAILTTYPFRGDHQAGITTPAQDNMFTAAFDVSTTDVEELKTLLSDWAVAAEQMAAGELIGGQPSSNKQLPPKDTGEAWGYKPNGLTITFGVGKGLFVDADGKDRFGLAAKMPAVLKEGMPSFAGDQLHAAQSDGDLLVQACSNDAQVCVHAIRNLTRIAFGTAALRWSQVGYGRTSSTSVDQETPRNLFGFKDGTNNIKAEDSSDQLNKHLWVQKGDDAAAEWMTGGTYYVARRIRMLAEIWDRLRLIEQEQTMGRDKRYGAPLSIANPTKSSEEFTAVDYKAKDDKGETLVPADAHIAVVSPEQNQGRRMLRRGYNYTDGSDSLGLLQTGLFFIAFVRDPRTNFYPILDRMTKSDALQEYLKHEASALFAIPPGVKEGDTMVAASLFS; via the coding sequence GTGAGTGGCAAGCCGACCGACGAGTCGGACACCTCCCCGGTCGCCGACGACGCGGCCCAGGACGAGACCGCGCAGGCGCAGCAGGAGTCGCAGGCCCCCACGTCGGAGGGCCCGGGTGACGGCTCTCCGGCCTCCGACGCGGCGGAGCAGTCTGAGGACGCCAGCACGTCCGACACGGCTGACGAGCCGCAGAAGCCGGAGAAGGCGGATGAGCCCGTGAAGCCTGGACAGGCCGGGAAGCCCGCCACCAAGGGCACCAGCCGCCGCGCCATGTTCACCGGTGCGGGCCTGGGAGCCGCGCTCGCGGGCCTGGCCGGTGTGGCCGGCGGACGCGTCTGGGAGGCCTCCCGCCGGCCCGAGGACGCCATCCTCACGACCTACCCCTTCCGGGGTGACCACCAGGCGGGGATCACCACGCCCGCCCAGGACAACATGTTCACCGCGGCCTTCGACGTCTCCACCACCGACGTCGAGGAGCTCAAGACCCTCCTGTCCGACTGGGCCGTGGCCGCCGAGCAGATGGCCGCCGGCGAGCTCATCGGCGGCCAGCCCAGCTCCAACAAGCAGCTGCCGCCCAAGGACACCGGCGAGGCCTGGGGCTACAAGCCCAACGGTCTGACCATCACCTTCGGCGTGGGCAAGGGCCTGTTCGTCGACGCCGACGGCAAGGACCGCTTCGGCCTGGCCGCCAAGATGCCCGCCGTCCTCAAGGAGGGCATGCCCTCCTTCGCCGGCGACCAGCTCCACGCCGCCCAGTCCGACGGCGACCTGCTCGTCCAGGCCTGCTCCAACGACGCCCAGGTGTGCGTCCACGCGATCCGCAACCTCACCCGCATCGCCTTCGGGACCGCCGCACTGCGGTGGAGCCAGGTCGGTTATGGGCGGACGTCGTCGACCTCCGTGGACCAGGAGACGCCGCGCAACCTGTTCGGCTTCAAGGACGGCACCAACAACATCAAGGCCGAGGACTCCTCCGACCAGCTCAACAAGCACCTGTGGGTCCAGAAGGGCGACGACGCCGCAGCCGAGTGGATGACCGGTGGCACCTACTACGTGGCCCGGCGCATCCGCATGCTCGCCGAGATCTGGGACCGCCTGCGGCTCATCGAGCAGGAGCAGACCATGGGGCGCGACAAGCGCTACGGGGCGCCGCTGAGCATCGCCAACCCCACGAAGTCCTCCGAGGAGTTCACGGCCGTGGACTACAAGGCCAAGGACGACAAGGGCGAGACGCTCGTGCCGGCCGACGCGCACATCGCCGTCGTCTCACCCGAGCAGAACCAGGGGCGCCGGATGCTGCGCCGCGGCTACAACTACACCGACGGCTCCGACTCCCTGGGGCTGCTGCAGACCGGCCTGTTCTTCATCGCCTTCGTGCGCGACCCGCGCACGAACTTCTACCCGATCCTGGACCGCATGACCAAGAGCGACGCCCTCCAGGAGTACCTCAAGCACGAGGCCTCGGCCCTCTTCGCGATCCCCCCGGGCGTCAAGGAGGGCGACACCATGGTGGCCGCCTCGCTCTTCAGCTGA
- a CDS encoding MFS transporter, with amino-acid sequence MSPAHRPDQHPDVARSPEPSARSTTRSTSPTYPAGSGATAALVVTALLVLTQLYAAIPLLTPISTDLHGSATVALSTAFSLTYAMGFLIWGPVSDHYGRRRTMALALGTLTVSTVCCALAPSLPALAALRAVQGLSASGFAPVALAYLSEALAPPRRAGAIGAMSTSFLVAGIVGQVLASLVALHLGWRWFFPLCGGLLAVALAAVLAVVHDAASGPSTSSLQGQFASLGRLALRPAVLALSLAHVTLLMVFVAMYTGIGGHLETLGMRPSTVILIRLAALPAMFLSLIAGRIAARWSWARTARLGFGVSALGMLGEALLAQSLAGLVACSVVYVAGVALAVPAMISLYGQVSAPNRGSGMALNGFILFVGTSAGPLLATSSPTFRTLSLTLTGILTVALLAITGFKALADAEH; translated from the coding sequence ATGTCTCCCGCGCACCGACCCGATCAGCATCCCGACGTCGCCCGCTCCCCCGAGCCGTCAGCCCGGTCGACGACCCGGTCGACCTCCCCCACCTACCCCGCCGGCAGCGGCGCCACCGCGGCCCTCGTCGTCACCGCGCTGCTCGTCCTGACCCAGCTGTACGCCGCCATCCCTCTGCTCACCCCGATCTCGACCGACCTCCACGGCAGCGCCACCGTCGCCCTGTCGACGGCCTTCAGCCTCACCTACGCCATGGGCTTCCTCATCTGGGGGCCGGTCTCCGACCACTACGGCAGGAGGAGGACCATGGCGCTCGCGCTGGGGACCCTCACCGTCTCCACCGTCTGCTGCGCCCTGGCCCCGTCCCTGCCGGCGCTCGCGGCCCTGCGTGCGGTCCAGGGTCTGAGCGCCTCCGGTTTCGCACCCGTGGCGCTGGCCTACCTGTCGGAGGCGCTGGCACCGCCGAGGCGGGCCGGGGCGATCGGGGCGATGTCGACGTCGTTCCTCGTGGCGGGCATCGTCGGCCAGGTCCTGGCCTCACTGGTCGCGCTGCACCTGGGGTGGCGGTGGTTCTTCCCCCTGTGCGGAGGGCTGCTGGCTGTGGCCCTGGCGGCCGTCCTCGCCGTCGTGCACGACGCCGCTTCCGGCCCATCGACCTCCTCCCTGCAGGGGCAGTTCGCGTCGCTGGGCCGGCTCGCGCTCAGACCCGCGGTTCTGGCGCTCAGCCTGGCGCACGTCACGCTGCTCATGGTGTTCGTCGCCATGTACACGGGGATCGGCGGCCACCTGGAGACGCTGGGCATGCGGCCTTCGACGGTCATCCTCATTCGGCTGGCGGCCCTGCCGGCCATGTTCCTCAGTCTCATCGCGGGCCGGATCGCGGCCAGGTGGTCCTGGGCGCGGACGGCCCGACTCGGCTTCGGAGTGTCGGCGCTGGGCATGCTCGGTGAGGCACTGCTGGCTCAGAGCCTGGCGGGCCTGGTGGCCTGCAGCGTCGTGTACGTCGCCGGGGTCGCGCTGGCCGTACCGGCGATGATCAGCCTCTATGGGCAGGTCTCCGCCCCCAACCGCGGCAGCGGCATGGCACTCAACGGATTCATCCTGTTCGTCGGCACGAGCGCCGGCCCGCTCCTGGCGACGTCGTCGCCCACCTTCCGGACGCTGTCTCTGACGCTGACCGGCATCCTGACCGTGGCGCTCCTCGCGATCACCGGTTTCAAGGCACTGGCCGACGCCGAGCACTGA